The following are encoded in a window of Desulfuromonas sp. genomic DNA:
- a CDS encoding ATP-dependent Clp protease adaptor ClpS, with protein MSSDKIHGSAKTEKKVSTASPPLYRILMHNDDYTTMDFVVSVLETVFHFSPSEANRIMLNIHTQGFGLCGTYPYDIAETKIYRVHQTARQEGYPLKCTLEEV; from the coding sequence ATGAGCTCGGATAAAATTCATGGTTCGGCAAAAACGGAAAAGAAGGTCTCAACGGCTTCGCCGCCCTTGTATCGAATACTGATGCACAACGATGATTACACAACGATGGATTTTGTTGTCAGCGTTCTTGAGACTGTTTTTCATTTTTCACCATCCGAGGCGAACCGGATCATGTTGAACATTCATACACAGGGGTTCGGTTTATGTGGCACCTATCCGTATGATATTGCCGAAACAAAAATCTACCGCGTCCATCAGACGGCACGGCAGGAGGGATATCCCCTCAAATGCACCCTTGAGGAGGTTTGA